Proteins found in one Hippopotamus amphibius kiboko isolate mHipAmp2 chromosome 12, mHipAmp2.hap2, whole genome shotgun sequence genomic segment:
- the LOC130834103 gene encoding olfactory receptor 8S1-like produces the protein MKNVSIITEFVLLGLSSDPQIQTMLFVLFLGIYLLTWAGNTAMILIIGADSWLHTPMYFFLGHLSFLDLSFSSVTVPKMLQNFLSQKESISVWGCITQSFFFTLSGGTEACLLSARAYDRYVAICHPLVYTMVIDRPLCTGIVSTAWAVGFLLSLMNSLFIHKLHFCGSNIIPHFSCELPPLFTLSCTDPTVNEILLAVSCAFLGLLTLPPILFSYSRIISAVLSIRLSKGQGKAFSTCSSHLTVVLLFYATALFRYTSPDSGSVLERVVSIQYSVITSLLNPLIYSLKNQEVKAALQRMLRQHKCAIG, from the coding sequence ATGAAAAATGTCAGTATCATCACTGAGTTTGTCCTTCTGGGATTGTCCAGTGACCCCCAGATCCAGACCATGCTCTTTGTGTTGTTCCTGGGGATTTACCTCCTGACATGGGCGGGGAACACAGCGATGATCCTCATCATCGGGGCTGATTCTTggctccacacacccatgtatttcttccttggaCACCTATCCTTCCTGGATCTCAGTTTCTCCTCAGTCACTGTGCCCAAGATGCTACAGAACTTCTTGTCTCAAAAGGAAAGCATCTCAGTGTGGGGCTGCATCACGCAGAGtttctttttcactctctctGGGGGAACAGAAGCCTGTCTTCTCTCCGCCagggcctatgaccgctatgttgcTATCTGCCACCCTCTGGTCTACACTATGGTCATAGACAGACCTCTGTGCACGGGGATTGTGAGCACAGCTTGGGCAGTGGGATTTTTGCTTTCCTTGATGAATAGTCTTTTCATCCACAAGTTACATTTCTGTGGTTCCAACATCATCCCCCACTTCAGTTGTGAGCTACCTCCACTCTTCACTCTGTCCTGTACTGATCCCACTGTCAATGAGATTCTTCTAGCTGTGTCATGTGCATTTCTAGGGCTGCTGACACTTCCCCCGATCCTCTTCTCTTACTCCAGAATCATTTCTGCCGTACTGAGTATCCGTTTGTCTAAGGGCCAAGgcaaggccttctccacctgctcctcccacctcactgTGGTGCTCTTGTTCTATGCAACGGCTCTATTCAGGTACACGAGCCCTGACTCAGGCTCAGTGTTGGAGCGAGTGGTCTCCATTCAGTACAGTGTGATCACATCCTTGCTGAACCCCCTTATCTACAGCCTCAAGAACCAGGAGGTGAAAGCAGCCTTACAGAGAATGCTGAGGCAACATAAGTGTGCCATAGGGTAA